A window of Campylobacter ureolyticus contains these coding sequences:
- the pglE gene encoding UDP-N-acetylbacillosamine transaminase: MARVFLSPPNMGKNEQKYVEEVFKSNYIAPLGEFVDKFEKSICNFAGIKSALALSSGTAGLHLALKSLGIKDGDLVLGSTFTFMASLNPIFYERCTPLLIDSDESWNLSPELLKKAIKKAPKKPVALIVTHLYGQAAKMDEILEICLENKIKVIEDAAEALGGTYKNKALGTLGNVGVYSFNGNKIITCGGGGMLVSNDENLVKNARFLSTQAREPFLHYEHKTYGYNYRLSNVLGAIGVGQMEVLEKRVDKKREIFEKYKQNLSNLDIEFMPEIPNSKGNRWLTTLVFKEKNSHLKVIDKLNKFDIESRPLWKPMHLQPIFQGALSVIDGSSEDLFERGICLPSGTDMSDNTIDKICEIVKSVIKND, encoded by the coding sequence ATGGCAAGAGTATTTTTAAGCCCGCCTAATATGGGTAAAAATGAGCAGAAATATGTAGAAGAAGTTTTTAAAAGCAATTATATTGCTCCACTTGGAGAATTTGTTGATAAATTTGAAAAAAGTATTTGCAATTTTGCAGGTATAAAATCAGCACTTGCACTAAGTTCCGGCACTGCAGGACTTCATCTAGCATTAAAAAGCCTTGGTATAAAAGATGGTGATTTGGTGCTTGGATCAACTTTTACTTTTATGGCATCTTTAAATCCAATATTTTATGAAAGATGCACTCCTTTGCTTATTGATAGTGATGAAAGTTGGAATCTAAGTCCAGAGCTTTTAAAAAAAGCTATTAAAAAAGCTCCTAAAAAGCCTGTTGCTTTAATTGTAACTCATCTTTATGGTCAAGCTGCAAAAATGGATGAAATTTTAGAAATTTGTCTTGAAAATAAGATTAAAGTTATTGAAGATGCTGCTGAAGCACTTGGTGGAACATATAAAAATAAAGCTCTTGGAACGCTTGGAAATGTTGGAGTTTATAGTTTTAATGGAAATAAAATAATAACTTGTGGTGGTGGTGGCATGCTTGTTTCAAATGATGAAAATTTAGTTAAAAATGCTAGATTTTTAAGCACTCAAGCAAGAGAGCCATTTTTACACTATGAGCACAAAACTTATGGATACAATTATCGCTTAAGCAATGTTTTAGGAGCCATTGGTGTTGGGCAAATGGAAGTTTTAGAAAAAAGAGTAGATAAAAAAAGAGAAATTTTTGAAAAATATAAGCAGAATTTATCAAATTTAGACATTGAATTTATGCCAGAAATTCCAAATTCCAAAGGCAATAGATGGCTTACAACCTTAGTTTTTAAAGAAAAAAATAGCCATCTAAAAGTTATAGATAAACTAAATAAATTTGATATTGAGAGCAGACCTTTATGGAAACCTATGCACTTGCAACCTATATTTCAAGGAGCCTTAAGTGTTATTGATGGTAGTAGTGAAGATCTCTTTGAAAGAGGGATTTGTCTTCCAAGCGGAACTGATATGAGTGATAATACAATAGATAAAATTTGTGAAATTGTAAAAAGCGTTATAAAAAATGACTAA
- a CDS encoding PhnA domain-containing protein, with protein MAVVDVNGVELQSGDNIVVIKDLKLKSSKNSVKQGTKAKIRLTKNENEVECKLDKLGTVILKTEFIRKA; from the coding sequence ATGGCAGTTGTTGATGTAAATGGAGTTGAGCTTCAAAGTGGGGATAATATAGTTGTTATTAAGGATTTAAAACTAAAAAGTTCTAAAAATAGTGTTAAGCAAGGCACTAAAGCAAAAATTCGTTTAACAAAAAATGAAAATGAGGTTGAGTGCAAACTTGACAAGCTCGGAACTGTTATTTTAAAAACTGAATTTATAAGAAAAGCTTAA
- a CDS encoding DUF6578 domain-containing protein: MKLKSLLDKESIFIYYESWEFDCCGKSFSVRDKIDWSVDLDIELKIDKFNIELYYDGHCRSISPYSLVGIVKSINKLYKDDNGNRLIKCCINTNGFEENYKDYRFFGYIVEIENFTLKECKE, translated from the coding sequence TTGAAACTAAAAAGCCTTTTGGATAAAGAAAGTATTTTTATCTATTATGAGTCTTGGGAGTTTGATTGCTGTGGAAAATCTTTTAGTGTTAGGGATAAGATTGACTGGAGTGTAGATTTAGATATCGAGTTAAAAATAGATAAGTTTAACATAGAGTTATATTACGATGGGCATTGTAGATCAATTAGTCCATACAGCCTAGTTGGAATTGTAAAAAGTATAAACAAACTTTACAAGGATGACAATGGTAATAGGCTTATAAAATGTTGTATTAATACAAATGGTTTTGAAGAAAATTATAAAGATTATAGATTTTTTGGCTATATTGTAGAGATTGAAAATTTTACATTAAAAGAATGTAAAGAATAA
- a CDS encoding sugar transferase — MYRRFFKRLLDILGSLILIITTLPIMIILYFLIKNKISKEPIFKQIRPGLNEKLFKIYKFKTMSDEKDENGNLLSDELRLGKFGAKIRSTSLDELPQLFNVLKGDMSFIGPRPLLEKYLTLYSPKQRLRHNVRPGITGLAQVNGRNEISWKNKFRYDTFYVTHLSFLMDFKIALLTIKKVIKKEGISKKGMVTAEEFNGSN, encoded by the coding sequence ATGTATAGAAGATTTTTTAAAAGATTATTAGATATTTTAGGAAGTTTAATTTTAATAATTACAACTTTGCCCATTATGATAATCTTATATTTTTTAATCAAAAATAAAATCTCAAAAGAGCCAATTTTTAAGCAAATTCGCCCAGGGCTTAATGAAAAACTTTTTAAAATTTACAAATTTAAAACAATGAGTGATGAAAAAGATGAAAATGGAAATTTGCTTAGTGATGAGCTTAGGCTTGGCAAATTTGGAGCTAAAATACGCTCAACTAGTCTTGATGAGCTTCCTCAGCTTTTCAATGTTTTAAAAGGAGATATGAGTTTCATAGGCCCAAGGCCTTTGCTTGAAAAATACTTAACTCTTTATTCTCCAAAACAAAGGCTTCGCCACAACGTTCGCCCAGGAATTACTGGCTTAGCGCAAGTTAATGGCAGAAATGAAATTTCTTGGAAAAACAAATTTCGTTATGACACTTTTTACGTCACACATTTAAGCTTTTTAATGGACTTTAAAATTGCACTTTTAACTATAAAAAAAGTTATAAAAAAAGAGGGCATTTCAAAAAAAGGTATGGTTACTGCGGAGGAATTTAATGGCTCAAACTAA
- a CDS encoding glycosyltransferase family 4 protein, which translates to MKIGFLSHSDLSIALFRAPIMRALKDLGHEVYAIYPKGIMDEIIKSEFKAINYEIDKASLNPFKIAKNSRDLSQILKNLNLDMLQTSAHKSNVFGTYAAKKAGIKVIINLIEGLGSFYVDNDLKSRFVRFAMERLYKKSLNLSSACIFVNEADPNYFLDKNLISKQKTFIVKSVGIDSSKFNPQKVKAYDYKSDKKIVLMIGRALWHKGIREFYEAAQLLNNRDDLKFVFVGDTYEGNKSSADKNFLENKNVSWIKWSDEIAQVLKGAYMFVLPSYKEGFPRTVLEAMSMQKPCVVSNVTGCNEAIKDGFNGFLCQPKNSSDLAKKIEILANDEKMAYEFGKNARDEVLQKYDEKIIVRKYLEIYRKFIDV; encoded by the coding sequence GTGAAAATTGGTTTTTTATCGCATTCTGATTTAAGCATAGCTTTATTTCGTGCTCCCATAATGAGAGCTTTAAAAGATCTTGGACATGAAGTTTATGCTATTTATCCAAAAGGAATTATGGATGAAATTATAAAATCAGAGTTTAAAGCTATAAATTATGAAATTGATAAGGCTAGCCTAAATCCATTTAAAATAGCAAAAAACTCACGAGATTTATCACAAATTTTAAAAAACTTAAATTTAGATATGCTTCAAACTTCAGCTCATAAATCAAATGTTTTTGGAACTTATGCGGCAAAAAAAGCTGGAATTAAAGTTATTATAAATTTGATTGAGGGACTTGGAAGCTTTTATGTTGATAATGATTTAAAATCACGTTTTGTGCGTTTTGCTATGGAAAGGCTTTATAAAAAAAGTTTAAATTTAAGTAGTGCATGTATATTTGTAAATGAGGCTGATCCAAACTACTTTTTAGATAAAAATTTAATTTCAAAACAAAAAACTTTCATAGTAAAAAGCGTTGGAATTGATTCTTCAAAATTTAATCCACAAAAAGTAAAAGCTTATGATTATAAAAGTGATAAAAAAATAGTTTTAATGATAGGGCGAGCTTTGTGGCATAAAGGTATAAGAGAATTTTATGAAGCAGCACAGCTTTTAAATAACAGAGATGATCTTAAATTTGTCTTTGTGGGAGATACTTACGAGGGAAATAAAAGCAGTGCTGATAAAAATTTTTTAGAAAATAAAAATGTAAGTTGGATAAAATGGAGTGATGAAATTGCCCAGGTTTTAAAAGGAGCTTATATGTTTGTTTTACCAAGCTACAAAGAGGGTTTTCCAAGAACTGTTTTAGAAGCTATGAGTATGCAAAAGCCTTGTGTTGTAAGCAATGTAACGGGATGCAATGAGGCTATAAAAGACGGTTTTAATGGTTTTTTATGCCAACCAAAAAACTCCAGTGACTTAGCTAAAAAAATTGAAATTTTAGCAAATGATGAAAAAATGGCATATGAATTTGGTAAAAATGCAAGAGATGAAGTTTTGCAAAAATACGATGAAAAAATTATTGTTAGGAAGTATTTAGAAATTTATAGGAAATTTATTGATGTATAG
- a CDS encoding STT3 domain-containing protein, translating to MTKFDFNNKTWVSIFIIIAFLFGVVCRLYWVSWASEFSEMKFNDIVMINTNDGYAFAEGARDIIAGFHQPNDLSYVDHSMSKFTAFVAKILPFEFESVILYMSVFLSSLLVIPLILISKEFKAIPAGIIASFTSVIANSYYNRTMAGYYDTDMLNIVLPCFVLWGLIRASLKEKPCIIAPLFVLISLWWYPSSFTLNLALFGTFFLYTLVFQRKVLANYQNLILYLVSLINITIFIKFIAILALYFIFKKGLSFKKSAIIGGVVFAIFAILGGLNSVFFNLQFYILRDLSEIKTTNYIFFNVNQTIQESGMIDYDYFMDRISSEAALFFLSVLGYVLLCFKNRAFLLSLPILGLGFLALKAGLRFTIYAVPIMGLGLGYFLYFIVKSFNFKDGLNIIISFILAILCSIPAILHIKEYKSPTVFFAPEVEVLNELKNIANREDYALAWWDYGYPIRYYSDVKTLIDGGKHLGNQNFPVSFALFKDEISSANMARLIVEYTEKQYKEKFPNILDQILKDYNLKDVDDLLLSLSFRDFTLPKKTRDVYYYLPKRMSNIFDTVILFSNLDLKTGKSKNKPFFNTSYAVSGSADGILLNNGVVLSPDLKTLKLADQSFNIKTFYEVENKDGKFSKNVTHLNKDGFLSLILVKDDGAFIILDDEALKSSYVQLFYLENYDEKLFEPVILTPLAKVYKLKI from the coding sequence ATGACGAAATTTGACTTTAATAATAAAACTTGGGTTAGTATTTTTATAATAATAGCTTTTTTATTTGGTGTTGTTTGTAGGCTTTATTGGGTTTCTTGGGCTAGTGAGTTTAGTGAGATGAAATTTAATGATATTGTTATGATAAATACCAACGATGGATATGCTTTTGCAGAAGGAGCAAGAGATATAATAGCAGGTTTTCATCAGCCAAATGATTTAAGTTACGTAGATCACTCGATGTCAAAATTTACAGCTTTTGTGGCAAAAATTTTACCATTTGAGTTTGAAAGTGTGATTTTATATATGAGTGTGTTTTTAAGCTCACTTTTAGTAATTCCACTAATTCTTATATCAAAAGAGTTTAAAGCTATCCCTGCAGGAATAATTGCTTCTTTTACAAGCGTTATTGCAAACTCATATTATAACCGCACCATGGCAGGATATTATGATACTGATATGCTAAATATCGTTCTTCCTTGCTTTGTACTTTGGGGACTTATAAGAGCATCATTAAAAGAAAAACCTTGTATAATAGCTCCTTTGTTTGTGTTAATTAGCCTTTGGTGGTATCCTTCATCTTTTACTCTAAATTTGGCTTTATTTGGGACATTTTTTCTTTATACATTAGTTTTTCAAAGAAAGGTTTTAGCAAATTATCAAAATCTTATTTTATATTTAGTCTCACTTATAAATATAACTATTTTTATAAAATTTATAGCCATTTTAGCACTTTATTTTATATTTAAAAAAGGACTTAGTTTTAAAAAATCAGCCATTATTGGCGGAGTAGTTTTTGCAATATTTGCTATTTTGGGAGGATTAAACTCTGTATTTTTTAATCTTCAGTTTTATATTTTAAGAGATTTATCAGAGATAAAAACTACAAATTATATATTTTTTAATGTCAATCAAACCATTCAAGAATCAGGCATGATTGATTATGATTATTTTATGGATAGGATTAGTTCAGAAGCAGCACTGTTTTTCTTATCAGTTTTAGGTTATGTTTTATTATGCTTTAAAAATAGAGCATTTTTACTCTCACTTCCAATTTTGGGACTCGGTTTTTTAGCCTTAAAAGCTGGTCTTAGATTTACTATTTATGCAGTGCCTATTATGGGACTTGGTCTTGGGTATTTTCTTTATTTTATTGTAAAAAGTTTCAATTTTAAAGATGGTTTAAATATTATAATCTCATTTATTTTGGCAATTCTTTGCTCTATTCCTGCAATTTTACACATTAAAGAGTATAAAAGTCCAACAGTGTTTTTTGCACCAGAGGTTGAGGTTTTAAATGAACTTAAAAATATTGCTAATAGGGAAGATTATGCACTTGCTTGGTGGGATTATGGTTATCCGATTCGCTATTATAGTGATGTTAAAACTCTAATTGATGGTGGAAAACATCTTGGAAATCAAAATTTTCCAGTAAGCTTTGCCCTTTTTAAAGATGAGATAAGTTCTGCAAATATGGCGAGACTTATTGTAGAATACACAGAAAAACAATATAAAGAAAAATTCCCAAACATATTAGATCAAATTTTAAAAGACTATAATCTTAAAGACGTTGATGACTTGCTTCTAAGTCTTAGTTTTAGGGACTTTACTTTGCCTAAAAAAACAAGGGATGTTTATTATTATTTACCAAAAAGAATGTCAAATATTTTTGATACTGTTATTTTGTTTTCAAATTTGGATTTAAAAACTGGCAAGAGTAAAAATAAGCCATTTTTTAATACCTCTTACGCTGTTTCAGGCTCTGCAGATGGAATTTTATTAAATAATGGCGTTGTTTTATCACCTGATTTAAAAACTCTAAAATTAGCAGATCAAAGTTTTAATATAAAAACTTTTTATGAAGTTGAAAACAAAGATGGCAAATTTAGCAAAAATGTTACTCACTTAAATAAAGATGGATTTTTAAGTTTAATTTTAGTAAAAGATGATGGAGCTTTTATAATATTAGATGATGAAGCATTAAAATCAAGCTATGTTCAACTTTTTTATTTAGAAAATTATGATGAAAAGCTTTTTGAGCCAGTTATTTTAACGCCACTTGCAAAAGTTTATAAACTAAAAATTTAA
- a CDS encoding glycosyltransferase family 2 protein — translation MICLVSVIVPVYNVEKYLKKCIQSIINQTYKNLEIILVDDGSSDNSGKICDEFAQKDNRIKVIHKTNGGLSDARNAGLDGMSGEWVSFVDSDDFISPYYVENLLNLSFKTNSDISITSFKYVFGNNEEEISAKIDENDSVFTHEKDEFLSQIFYSKLYDIGATRKLFKKELFNDLRFPKGEISEDLAIIPYVFKNAKKVVFCDKKDYFYLLRSDSISRTNVFSQKNLFMFKALNDLKSNFINDKKTLRAINFYENLVNLAAAVRFGDDYKPYKKPLKFKDFIETLFNKNVKFVHKIYFLLYFCFGYKNCARIWKFHKKSRK, via the coding sequence ATGATTTGTCTAGTATCAGTTATAGTTCCAGTTTATAATGTGGAAAAATATCTTAAAAAATGTATCCAAAGTATTATAAATCAAACTTATAAAAATTTAGAAATTATCTTAGTTGATGATGGAAGTAGTGATAACTCAGGTAAAATTTGTGATGAATTTGCCCAAAAAGATAATCGCATAAAAGTTATTCATAAAACAAATGGTGGACTTAGTGATGCAAGAAATGCAGGGCTTGATGGAATGAGTGGAGAATGGGTAAGTTTTGTTGATAGTGATGATTTTATAAGTCCTTATTATGTAGAGAATTTATTAAATTTGTCTTTTAAAACCAACTCTGATATATCAATTACAAGCTTTAAATATGTTTTTGGAAATAACGAGGAAGAAATTTCGGCAAAAATAGATGAAAATGACAGTGTTTTCACTCATGAAAAAGATGAGTTTTTATCACAAATTTTTTATAGTAAGCTTTATGATATTGGCGCAACTAGAAAACTTTTTAAAAAAGAGCTTTTTAATGATTTGCGCTTTCCAAAAGGCGAAATTTCGGAAGATTTAGCAATTATTCCATATGTTTTTAAAAATGCAAAGAAAGTAGTATTTTGCGATAAAAAAGATTATTTTTATCTTTTAAGAAGTGATTCTATTTCAAGAACTAATGTTTTTAGTCAAAAAAATCTTTTTATGTTTAAAGCCTTAAATGATTTAAAATCTAATTTTATAAATGATAAAAAAACTTTACGTGCTATAAATTTTTATGAAAATTTAGTAAATTTAGCAGCAGCAGTTCGCTTTGGTGATGATTATAAACCATATAAAAAACCTCTTAAATTTAAAGATTTCATAGAAACTTTGTTTAATAAAAATGTAAAATTTGTGCATAAAATTTACTTTTTGCTTTATTTTTGTTTTGGTTATAAAAATTGTGCTAGAATTTGGAAGTTTCATAAAAAATCAAGGAAATAA
- a CDS encoding glycosyltransferase, whose product MEKTTIIFFIGLMNGGGVEKIILSYCENLDKNKFNFIFVTSKSSVQIPYDKINYLNAKLVLTPDYYKDKLSYIKTIFKILKENINSIFHCNYLSPLPYFIAKLAGIKNIIAHSHAYQTKVDFKHKIRRFLVCSFANTYFACGKNTGKYAFKNKKFTIINNAINLNDFAFDENFKKHFFEKNNLFDKKIIGHIGRFSKEKNHKFIIDVFKKVLEKDHNFYLLLAGDGELFDEIKNYSNDIGVCDNIIFLGNVDNVNKIYSLFDIFILPSLFEGFPIVLVEAQANGLKCLVSDRVSKEIKFIDNCSFLTIENIDLWVNEILNSNFIREKNSLKILEEKGFDIKTEAKKLEKIYESFK is encoded by the coding sequence ATGGAAAAAACTACAATAATATTTTTTATAGGTCTTATGAATGGTGGAGGAGTAGAGAAGATAATATTAAGTTATTGTGAAAACCTAGATAAAAATAAGTTTAATTTTATATTTGTAACTAGTAAAAGCTCTGTGCAAATACCATACGATAAGATTAATTATTTAAATGCAAAGCTAGTATTAACACCTGATTATTATAAAGATAAATTATCTTATATAAAAACTATTTTTAAAATTTTAAAAGAAAATATAAATAGTATTTTTCATTGCAATTATTTATCCCCACTTCCATATTTTATAGCTAAACTTGCTGGTATAAAAAACATAATAGCTCATTCTCATGCCTATCAGACTAAAGTAGATTTTAAGCATAAAATAAGAAGATTTTTAGTTTGTAGTTTTGCTAATACATACTTTGCATGTGGTAAAAATACTGGAAAATATGCTTTTAAAAATAAAAAATTTACAATAATTAATAATGCTATAAATTTAAATGATTTTGCTTTTGATGAGAATTTTAAAAAGCATTTTTTTGAAAAAAACAATCTTTTTGATAAAAAAATTATAGGACATATTGGTAGATTTTCAAAAGAGAAAAATCATAAATTTATAATTGATGTATTTAAAAAGGTTTTAGAAAAAGATCATAATTTTTATCTTTTGCTAGCAGGAGATGGTGAGCTTTTTGATGAGATTAAAAACTATTCTAATGATATTGGTGTTTGTGATAATATTATTTTTTTAGGAAATGTTGATAATGTAAATAAGATTTATAGTTTATTTGATATTTTTATTTTACCAAGCCTATTTGAAGGTTTTCCTATAGTATTAGTAGAGGCTCAAGCTAACGGATTAAAATGCTTAGTTTCAGATAGGGTTTCAAAAGAGATTAAATTTATAGATAATTGTAGTTTCTTAACTATTGAAAATATTGATTTATGGGTAAATGAAATTTTAAATTCCAACTTTATTAGAGAAAAAAATAGTTTAAAAATTTTAGAAGAAAAAGGATTTGATATAAAAACAGAAGCCAAAAAATTAGAAAAAATTTATGAAAGTTTTAAATGA
- a CDS encoding LicD family protein: protein MENLVEISLDEAKEKMLEMMCYIDKVCRDNNIKYSLAYGTLIGAIRHKGFIPWDDDMDIMLTRDNYDKLIEIIKKDDKYDFQDFDSGFTLNFSKICYKNTLAIEKDKYRLKCNLLGVFVDIFPIDNLPEKEPKIHLRKISLIQHLLIYRNFNMILSPGSFLKKIAKFSLLFPLFFISRVFFTKKYLIRILKETILKYKNITTKKCGIFSDGLKEIYDKSIFENYIDVSFENFKLMAVKNYDTILKIYYGDYMKLPPEEKRINTHTYKYYVSRT from the coding sequence ATGGAAAATTTAGTAGAAATTAGCCTTGATGAGGCAAAAGAAAAAATGCTTGAAATGATGTGTTATATAGATAAAGTTTGTAGAGACAACAATATAAAGTATTCTTTAGCTTATGGCACATTAATAGGAGCTATTAGGCATAAAGGATTTATTCCATGGGATGATGACATGGATATAATGCTAACAAGAGACAACTACGACAAACTCATAGAAATCATTAAAAAAGATGATAAGTATGATTTTCAAGATTTTGATAGTGGCTTTACCTTAAATTTTTCCAAAATTTGCTATAAGAATACTTTGGCTATAGAAAAAGATAAATATCGTTTAAAGTGTAATTTGCTCGGCGTGTTTGTTGATATTTTTCCAATTGATAATTTACCAGAAAAAGAACCAAAAATACATTTAAGAAAAATATCTTTAATACAACATTTACTTATATATAGAAATTTTAATATGATTTTATCACCAGGAAGCTTTTTGAAAAAAATAGCTAAGTTTTCTTTACTTTTTCCGTTATTTTTCATTTCAAGAGTGTTTTTTACAAAAAAATATCTAATAAGAATTTTGAAAGAAACAATATTAAAATATAAAAATATAACTACAAAAAAATGTGGTATTTTCTCAGATGGACTAAAAGAGATTTATGATAAGAGTATTTTTGAAAACTATATTGATGTGAGCTTTGAAAATTTTAAATTAATGGCTGTTAAAAACTATGATACTATTTTAAAAATTTATTATGGTGATTATATGAAATTGCCACCAGAAGAAAAAAGGATTAACACACATACTTATAAATACTATGTAAGCAGGACATAA
- a CDS encoding NTP transferase domain-containing protein, with protein MSNAIIMAAGLGSRLKEYTKTTHKSLFLVDNVPNLERTIRYLNEIGIDEIHIVVGYLSEQFLYLKDKYKNTNLIFNPDFATKNNAYSFKLAMDYFSDSFIIDADVVLLKNIFSLETKSTYYTTLRRKTQKAEWIVCADEKDRVFDIKICTDEKPSLLGISYFTKEDAKIIKDEIYNLDDDYFLDSKLYYDNVIAKLIDKISIYSKFIDQNYVCELDDIKDIDELKEKLNGKFSRN; from the coding sequence GTGAGTAATGCAATAATAATGGCAGCTGGTCTTGGATCAAGATTAAAAGAGTATACAAAAACTACACATAAATCTCTTTTTTTAGTTGATAATGTACCAAATTTAGAAAGAACTATAAGATATTTAAATGAAATAGGCATAGATGAAATACATATAGTTGTAGGTTATTTAAGTGAGCAATTTTTATATTTAAAAGATAAGTATAAAAATACAAATTTAATCTTTAATCCAGATTTTGCAACTAAAAATAATGCTTATTCTTTTAAATTAGCAATGGATTATTTTTCAGATAGTTTTATTATAGATGCTGATGTTGTATTGTTAAAAAATATATTTAGTTTAGAAACCAAATCTACATACTATACAACATTAAGAAGAAAAACACAAAAAGCTGAATGGATTGTTTGCGCAGATGAAAAAGATAGAGTTTTTGATATAAAAATATGCACAGATGAAAAGCCAAGCTTACTTGGAATTAGTTATTTTACAAAAGAAGATGCAAAGATAATAAAAGATGAGATATATAATTTAGATGATGATTATTTTTTAGATTCTAAGTTATATTATGATAATGTTATTGCTAAATTAATAGATAAAATATCCATATACTCTAAATTTATAGATCAAAATTATGTATGTGAACTAGATGATATAAAAGATATAGATGAATTAAAGGAAAAGCTAAATGGAAAATTTAGTAGAAATTAG
- a CDS encoding DMT family transporter produces the protein MSGFLLGLFSGIFWSIDTILLSYSTLIILLTAFIHDGFGFLLLSIKSSFSKTSNFKNIVKSDSFKIVIFAGLIGGPIGMGSYIIAISLIGPALATCISITYPVIAALLARFLLKEKLNLIGKIGLCIAIISTILLYSLNIKFNISILGFVFALITALSWGSECVIIKKAFIKDSSLSEFSALCIRQGISFTTYCFIAFIYFLYTDFNASFEIKDLNIVFLASIFGTISYLFYYAAIKRIGVLKAMGLNISYSAWTVLIMFFINGQFMLTTFILALFIITGSMLTNINNKG, from the coding sequence TTGAGTGGATTTTTATTAGGTCTTTTTAGTGGTATATTTTGGAGTATAGATACAATACTTTTATCTTATTCAACTTTAATTATATTACTTACAGCTTTTATACATGATGGTTTTGGATTTTTATTATTATCCATAAAATCATCTTTTTCAAAAACTTCAAATTTTAAAAATATAGTTAAAAGTGATAGTTTTAAAATAGTAATTTTTGCTGGTCTTATTGGTGGACCTATTGGAATGGGTTCATATATCATTGCTATATCTTTGATAGGACCAGCTTTAGCTACTTGCATTAGTATAACTTATCCAGTAATTGCAGCACTATTAGCAAGATTTTTATTAAAAGAAAAGTTAAATTTAATAGGCAAGATAGGTCTTTGTATAGCTATTATTTCTACAATTTTACTCTATTCTTTAAATATCAAATTTAATATTAGTATATTAGGATTTGTTTTTGCACTTATAACAGCTCTTTCTTGGGGAAGTGAATGTGTTATTATAAAAAAAGCTTTTATTAAAGATAGTTCACTTAGTGAATTTTCTGCACTTTGCATAAGGCAAGGTATTAGTTTCACTACGTATTGCTTTATAGCCTTTATCTATTTTTTATATACAGATTTTAACGCTAGCTTTGAGATTAAAGATTTGAATATAGTTTTTTTAGCTTCTATTTTTGGAACTATCTCATACCTGTTTTATTATGCTGCAATAAAAAGAATAGGTGTACTTAAAGCTATGGGATTAAATATATCATACTCTGCTTGGACTGTTTTAATAATGTTTTTTATAAATGGACAATTCATGCTAACAACTTTTATACTTGCTTTATTTATAATAACAGGAAGTATGCTTACAAATATAAATAATAAAGGATAG